GGCAAGGCGGGCGTCAGCGTCAGCGCCGCGTCACCCGCTCCGCTGAGCACCAATTGCCCGCTGAGCGTTTGCTGGCCCAGCTTCACCGAAATCGGCACAGCCTGGCGCTGAATAAGCGCGGTGCTCGGCGGCGGTGAGGTCGCTAGCGCCCCCGACAGGCCCAGCACGCCAAGCAGCAGCGCTCCTTCCAGACTGAGCGGGAGCCATTTTGGGGCGCGAATGCTGAGTCTGGCGGCCACGGTCAGCCGCACCAACACCGCCGAAAGCAGGGCTAGTTCAATCAGGCCCAGCTTCATCAGGAGCGTCACGCCCCAAGTGCTGCCCCACAGCGCGGGCCAGAGTGAGGCGAGTGGAATGTGGCCCAGCACGGTGATGACGCCCGAAACGCTCAGCACGGCGAGGCATGACAAAGCCAGCGGCGTAAAGCGGCGGGTGACAGCGGGGGAGAGCAAACGCCCCCGGAGCGCCCCCAGCGCAAACGCCAGCACGCCGCCCACCCAGATAGACGCCGCCGCCGCGTGCAACATGTCCAGCAGCAGCCAAACGCCCCCGCGCTCGCCCGCGTGTCCGGCGTTGGAGGTGGCGTAGAGGACGATCAGGCCGCCTGCCCATTCCAACCAGCGCCAGTTTT
The sequence above is drawn from the Deinococcus detaillensis genome and encodes:
- a CDS encoding CopD family protein yields the protein MSWLEVAKLLTYSGLAVLLGGVVVRRWRLSDAPLWWLGLGTALIVLGAGLEVGSTLVDLGFTAMSDVADFLTSTRTGKSALVRIIGAAVLLAAALQNWRWLEWAGGLIVLYATSNAGHAGERGGVWLLLDMLHAAAASIWVGGVLAFALGALRGRLLSPAVTRRFTPLALSCLAVLSVSGVITVLGHIPLASLWPALWGSTWGVTLLMKLGLIELALLSAVLVRLTVAARLSIRAPKWLPLSLEGALLLGVLGLSGALATSPPPSTALIQRQAVPISVKLGQQTLSGQLVLSGAGDAALTLTPALPKLSAALQMLDHPMPDQLLTLEAKGNQLSGQTRLWMSGNWALKLERGSEKARVEFNY